In Gemmatimonadaceae bacterium, a genomic segment contains:
- a CDS encoding alpha/beta hydrolase family protein, whose amino-acid sequence MRTIRTLVASIALVAAGCAHARVPAPSGLEQSTAARTTGSVHEDVFFSTALGVRKHLAIYLPPSYATESTRRFPVAYYLHGLGGTETDWLAKGNIDATADSLIASGTPEVIIVMPDGDDGWYSNWVDEVSFRACADTLHGESADRYCVAHERYEDYIARDVVQFIDAHYRTRATRDSRGIGGLSMGGYGAIELALSHPDIFGAAASHSGVLAPTYTGPRPFVAPARFATTVDEIRPSAGGFWPRYLHYWGTNIERWRAVDPARTAERARHSGQHVPALYFDCGKDDPFVDQNRALDSELNRLGVSHVYREPPGAHTWSYWSTHVSESLAWMARQLR is encoded by the coding sequence ATGCGAACGATTCGAACGCTGGTCGCCTCGATCGCGTTGGTCGCCGCCGGCTGCGCACACGCCCGCGTCCCCGCGCCGAGCGGCCTCGAACAATCGACCGCCGCGCGCACCACGGGCAGCGTCCACGAAGATGTGTTCTTCTCCACCGCGCTCGGCGTGCGGAAGCATCTCGCGATCTATCTGCCGCCGTCGTACGCCACGGAATCGACGCGACGCTTTCCTGTCGCCTACTATCTACACGGCCTCGGCGGCACGGAGACGGATTGGTTGGCGAAGGGCAACATCGACGCGACCGCGGATTCGCTGATTGCGTCGGGCACGCCGGAAGTGATCATCGTCATGCCCGACGGCGACGACGGCTGGTACTCGAATTGGGTCGACGAAGTTTCGTTTCGTGCGTGCGCGGACACGCTGCATGGCGAGTCAGCCGATCGATACTGCGTGGCGCACGAACGATACGAGGATTACATCGCGCGCGACGTCGTGCAGTTCATCGACGCGCACTATCGCACGCGCGCGACGCGCGACAGTCGCGGCATCGGCGGCTTGAGCATGGGCGGATACGGCGCGATCGAGCTGGCGTTGTCGCATCCCGACATCTTTGGAGCGGCGGCGAGTCATTCCGGCGTGCTCGCGCCGACGTACACCGGACCGCGTCCCTTCGTTGCGCCGGCGCGATTCGCGACGACGGTCGATGAGATCCGTCCGTCAGCCGGCGGATTCTGGCCGCGCTATCTCCACTATTGGGGAACGAACATCGAGCGGTGGCGCGCCGTCGATCCGGCGCGAACCGCCGAACGCGCGCGGCACTCGGGGCAGCACGTGCCGGCGTTGTACTTCGACTGCGGCAAGGACGATCCATTCGTCGACCAGAATCGCGCGCTCGACAGCGAGCTCAATCGACTCGGCGTGAGTCATGTATATCGCGAGCCACCTGGTGCGCACACGTGGTCGTACTGGAGCACGCACGTCAGCGAAAGTCTGGCGTGGATGGCGCGGCAGCTCAGGTGA
- a CDS encoding mechanosensitive ion channel domain-containing protein, protein MITKLLLTVGLVAAILIGAALIRGLAHMALQNKKRDRSRFWIAQATHLLTLAGLVIVVLAIWFSASSQLAMIGGWIAAGLAIALQRVVTAFAGYLIILRGNIFTVGDRIMIGGVRGDVIALGFMQTTVMEMSQAAGEKEDDPSMWVHGRQYSGRLVRITNDKIFDVPVYNYTRDFPFMWEEMAIPIAYSDDYRVVERILLETAHKHTASIMAEATRQLSDLRGKYFLSEDPSVEPRVFLRLTDNWQELSLRFVAYPRGVRVLKDAMSREILAAMQQAGIGVASGTYAIVQMPTLNVRQIT, encoded by the coding sequence GTGATAACCAAGCTACTGCTGACCGTCGGGCTCGTCGCCGCCATTCTCATCGGCGCCGCGCTCATTCGCGGCCTCGCACACATGGCGCTCCAGAACAAGAAGCGCGATCGCTCGCGCTTCTGGATCGCGCAGGCGACGCATCTGTTGACGCTCGCCGGACTCGTGATCGTCGTGCTCGCGATCTGGTTCAGCGCATCGAGCCAGCTGGCGATGATCGGCGGCTGGATCGCGGCCGGCCTGGCGATCGCATTGCAGCGCGTCGTCACGGCATTCGCCGGGTATCTGATCATTCTGCGCGGAAACATCTTCACGGTCGGCGACCGCATCATGATCGGCGGCGTACGCGGCGACGTCATCGCACTCGGCTTCATGCAGACGACGGTGATGGAAATGAGCCAGGCGGCCGGCGAGAAAGAAGACGACCCGTCGATGTGGGTACACGGCCGGCAGTATTCGGGACGGCTCGTGCGGATCACCAACGACAAGATCTTCGACGTTCCCGTCTACAACTACACGCGCGACTTCCCGTTCATGTGGGAAGAGATGGCCATCCCGATCGCCTATAGCGACGACTATCGCGTCGTCGAGCGCATTCTTCTCGAGACGGCGCACAAGCACACCGCGAGCATCATGGCCGAGGCGACCAGGCAGTTGAGCGACTTGCGCGGCAAGTATTTTCTCAGCGAAGACCCGAGCGTCGAGCCGCGCGTGTTCCTGCGTCTCACGGACAATTGGCAGGAGTTGTCGCTGCGCTTCGTTGCCTATCCGCGCGGCGTACGCGTTCTCAAGGACGCCATGAGCCGCGAGATTCTCGCGGCCATGCAGCAGGCAGGGATCGGTGTGGCGTCAGGTACGTACGCCATCGTGCAAATGCCGACGCTCAACGTCCGACAAATCACCTGA
- a CDS encoding 2-dehydropantoate 2-reductase, with the protein MKIGIVGAGGIGSYYAGLLSRAGHEVYLIARGDHLRAIQARGLEVRAPNEQFIAHPIATDDGASLAVCEYVIVSVKGYSLSDVAPMIAASARGGATIVPLLNGVEAANRLIAASVSRERIMGGLAAVSLFRTEPGVVERRSQFDRIVIGELDRSRTERTQRLADALKNAGVAASVSDDIQLDLWRKFAFIVPMTVACGLSRRPIGATLSAQGGRDLIIGSVAEIAAVSRRGDAPLSPDDEARIRDDLLAVQPAIRPSFLADLERGGPTEVDILAGAVSRLGRERGVATPIHDVAATAFEAATAS; encoded by the coding sequence ATGAAAATTGGAATCGTCGGCGCCGGCGGAATCGGCAGCTACTACGCCGGTCTGCTGAGTCGCGCCGGACATGAAGTGTACCTCATCGCACGCGGCGATCATCTGCGCGCGATTCAGGCGCGCGGCCTCGAGGTGCGCGCGCCCAACGAGCAATTCATCGCGCATCCAATCGCGACCGACGACGGCGCGTCGCTCGCCGTGTGCGAGTATGTCATCGTTTCGGTGAAGGGATACTCGTTGTCCGACGTCGCGCCGATGATTGCCGCGAGTGCGCGCGGCGGCGCGACCATCGTTCCGCTGCTCAACGGTGTGGAAGCAGCGAATCGGCTGATCGCGGCGAGTGTGTCGCGCGAGCGTATCATGGGTGGCCTCGCCGCGGTGAGTCTCTTTCGGACCGAGCCGGGCGTCGTCGAACGCCGGAGCCAGTTCGACCGCATCGTCATCGGCGAGCTCGATCGCTCGCGAACGGAGCGTACGCAACGGCTCGCCGACGCATTGAAGAACGCCGGTGTCGCTGCATCGGTGAGCGACGACATTCAGCTCGACCTGTGGCGCAAGTTCGCGTTCATCGTGCCCATGACCGTCGCGTGTGGACTGAGTCGCCGGCCCATTGGTGCGACGCTGTCCGCGCAGGGCGGCCGCGATCTCATCATCGGCTCCGTCGCCGAGATCGCGGCGGTGAGTCGTCGCGGCGACGCGCCACTCTCGCCCGACGACGAAGCCCGTATCCGCGACGACCTGCTCGCCGTGCAGCCCGCGATTCGGCCCAGTTTTCTCGCGGATCTCGAGCGCGGCGGTCCGACCGAAGTCGACATCCTCGCCGGCGCCGTATCGCGGCTCGGCCGAGAGCGCGGCGTCGCGACGCCGATTCACGATGTGGCGGCCACCGCCTTCGAGGCCGCGACCGCGAGCTGA
- a CDS encoding ATP-binding protein, with product MTIAYNRRSALTWAFWVVTTIAATALISHWRDTIDQVHVVLTYLLIVLGASASGGRRLGVTLAFTGFVLIDYFQPPYGTMLVDKPLDLLSLVAFLLTALVSTQLLARAQAEAEEARRRAVEVASLAKLGSETLSAGRAADALERVADVIRATLGMEECVIAPSAQRVEAQWERAVDGGRIKSILIPLSVQERPVGTLRLANASPVRLDAAQLRFLDAITYYAALALDRVRLVAEAEHAEALREADRLKDIVLASVSHDLRTPLTTIKALAQSEGMQGNRSAAAIEEQADRLSRLVSDLLDLSRLKGGGFAATPEINTAEDLIGAAVRQTRGLFVDRQLRTVIDLDSPALVGQFDFSQSLRVLCNLLENAARYSPPSQPIELAARRDGDMLVFTVADRGPGIAADDVVRVFEPFYRAAGATPDAGRAGLGLSIAKTLAEIQGGAVTYAPRSGGGSVFSLTLPAAEVQADALEQTASQSLARVNVR from the coding sequence GTGACCATCGCGTACAATCGCCGATCGGCGCTGACGTGGGCGTTCTGGGTGGTGACGACGATCGCCGCCACCGCGCTGATCTCGCATTGGCGCGACACGATCGACCAGGTCCACGTCGTCCTCACGTACCTGCTGATCGTGCTCGGCGCCAGCGCCAGCGGGGGCCGCCGGTTGGGCGTGACGCTCGCCTTCACCGGCTTCGTGCTGATCGATTATTTCCAGCCGCCGTACGGCACGATGCTGGTCGACAAGCCGCTGGATTTGCTGTCGCTGGTGGCGTTCCTCCTGACGGCGCTCGTGTCGACGCAGCTGCTGGCGCGCGCGCAGGCCGAGGCGGAAGAAGCGCGGCGGCGCGCGGTCGAGGTGGCGTCGCTCGCGAAGCTCGGATCGGAGACGCTGAGCGCGGGCCGCGCCGCGGATGCGCTCGAGCGCGTCGCCGACGTGATTCGCGCCACCCTGGGCATGGAAGAGTGCGTGATTGCGCCGTCCGCGCAGCGTGTCGAGGCCCAATGGGAGCGCGCCGTGGACGGCGGCCGGATTAAGAGTATTCTCATACCACTTTCAGTACAAGAGCGGCCCGTCGGGACGCTGCGGCTCGCCAACGCGTCGCCGGTACGGCTCGACGCGGCGCAGCTGCGCTTTCTCGACGCGATCACCTACTACGCCGCGCTCGCGCTCGACCGCGTGCGCCTGGTCGCCGAGGCCGAGCATGCCGAGGCGTTGCGCGAGGCGGATCGGTTGAAGGACATCGTGCTGGCCTCGGTGTCCCACGATCTGCGCACGCCGCTGACGACGATCAAGGCGTTGGCGCAGAGCGAAGGGATGCAAGGCAACCGGTCCGCGGCCGCGATCGAAGAGCAGGCGGACCGGTTGTCGCGGCTCGTCAGCGACTTGCTGGATCTGTCGCGGCTCAAGGGCGGTGGATTCGCGGCGACGCCCGAGATCAACACCGCCGAAGACTTGATCGGAGCAGCCGTGCGTCAAACGCGCGGCTTGTTCGTCGACCGGCAGCTGCGCACGGTGATCGACCTCGACAGTCCCGCGCTCGTTGGACAATTCGATTTCTCGCAATCGCTGCGCGTGTTGTGCAATCTGCTGGAGAATGCGGCGCGCTATTCGCCGCCGTCGCAGCCGATCGAGCTGGCGGCGCGCCGCGACGGCGACATGCTGGTGTTCACGGTGGCCGATCGCGGACCGGGCATCGCGGCCGACGACGTCGTGCGGGTATTCGAGCCGTTCTATCGCGCGGCCGGCGCCACGCCTGACGCGGGCCGCGCGGGACTTGGGCTTTCGATCGCGAAGACGCTCGCGGAAATCCAGGGCGGCGCCGTGACGTATGCGCCGCGCAGCGGCGGCGGAAGTGTGTTCTCGCTCACATTGCCCGCGGCGGAAGTGCAAGCGGACGCGCTCGAGCAGACGGCGTCACAATCACTCGCGCGCGTGAACGTGCGGTGA
- a CDS encoding response regulator transcription factor, whose translation MTNSLGGMVMERGTISPGDSSMADADLVLVIDDEPQIRLAVRDALRDVTSRVDEAASGSSGVDAATSGRPDLVVLDLGLPDMAGAEVCRQIRRRSAVPIIVLSARHSEHEKVDLLNAGADDYVTKPFSVLELAARARAQIRRAKTMAAAAGGAAPVAIGGLLVDTISRRVSRDGVQIHLTPIEWQILSTLLAAAGRTLTHQQIFDAVWGREFGSPQQYLRVHITNLRRKIELDPASPQIIITEPGVGYRIDPPR comes from the coding sequence GTGACCAATAGTCTTGGTGGCATGGTCATGGAACGTGGAACCATCTCACCGGGTGATAGCAGCATGGCGGATGCCGATCTCGTACTGGTCATCGACGATGAGCCCCAGATTCGTCTGGCGGTTCGCGACGCGCTGCGCGATGTGACGTCGCGCGTCGACGAAGCCGCGAGCGGATCGAGTGGAGTGGACGCCGCGACGAGCGGACGGCCGGATCTCGTCGTGCTCGATCTGGGCTTGCCGGACATGGCGGGCGCCGAGGTGTGCCGGCAGATTCGGCGGCGCTCGGCCGTGCCGATCATCGTCCTCTCGGCGCGGCACTCCGAGCACGAGAAAGTGGATTTGCTGAACGCGGGGGCGGACGACTACGTCACCAAGCCCTTCAGTGTCCTCGAGCTGGCGGCGCGCGCGCGCGCGCAGATCCGGCGCGCCAAGACGATGGCCGCGGCCGCCGGAGGCGCCGCCCCCGTTGCGATTGGCGGACTGTTGGTCGATACGATTTCCCGCCGCGTCTCGCGCGACGGCGTGCAGATTCATCTGACGCCCATCGAATGGCAGATCCTGTCGACGCTGCTCGCGGCCGCGGGACGCACGCTGACGCACCAACAGATCTTTGATGCGGTCTGGGGACGCGAGTTCGGCAGCCCGCAGCAATATCTGCGCGTTCACATCACGAATCTTCGTCGCAAGATCGAGCTCGACCCGGCGTCGCCGCAGATCATCATCACGGAGCCCGGCGTCGGCTATCGCATCGACCCGCCTCGCTGA
- a CDS encoding Ig-like domain-containing protein, translated as MRQSRITLVLAVIIVSMAACDVSTSPHVAAIVGNSATASSSTLTITPVTAQMLVGGSTQFRTNAPANLLTSLQWSTSQPNVAAVNNTGLVTALGAGTTTVSVRYSFDTTTVANATVTVTGTAGANTGPTTMPPGNP; from the coding sequence ATGCGACAGTCCCGAATTACCCTGGTTCTCGCCGTCATCATCGTCAGTATGGCGGCTTGCGATGTTTCGACGTCTCCGCACGTGGCCGCTATCGTGGGCAACAGCGCGACGGCTTCGAGCTCCACACTGACGATTACGCCGGTCACCGCACAAATGCTCGTCGGCGGCTCAACGCAATTCAGAACCAACGCGCCGGCGAATTTGCTGACGTCGCTGCAGTGGAGCACGTCGCAGCCCAACGTCGCCGCCGTCAACAACACCGGTTTGGTCACCGCGCTCGGCGCGGGAACGACGACCGTTTCGGTTCGGTATTCATTTGATACGACGACCGTCGCCAACGCGACGGTGACGGTGACCGGCACAGCCGGCGCCAATACAGGTCCGACAACAATGCCCCCAGGCAATCCATGA
- a CDS encoding metallophosphoesterase gives MTARPMTELSASDRRIERSRQSLELLLETFFRPGDWAARLSYQAGLQGRLRTVEHMIDLGRLAADPSRAPLRLAFASDFHAGATTDPRMLAAACDALAAFEPDVLLLGGDFVSVRASYVNRLAPRLAAINPPLGKFAVLGNHDLRANHALVTAALVGAGVRMLTNTYHALPQPFEDITLCGLDDATRGDPRPDLSLDAATGNGKRIVLMHSPEGLKAMGERPFDLALCGHTHGGQVVLPWGTPLFVPGGHLNRRYHAGEFALSNGRRLLVSNGVGCSTIPLRVFAAPEVHLCFIV, from the coding sequence ATGACCGCTCGTCCGATGACGGAGCTGAGCGCGAGCGACCGGCGGATCGAACGCAGCCGTCAGTCGCTCGAGCTTTTGCTCGAGACATTCTTTCGTCCGGGCGACTGGGCCGCGCGGCTGAGCTATCAGGCTGGTCTCCAGGGCCGCCTGCGCACGGTCGAACACATGATCGATCTCGGCCGGTTGGCGGCGGACCCTTCGCGTGCTCCCTTGCGCCTCGCCTTCGCGTCTGACTTTCACGCCGGCGCGACGACGGATCCGAGAATGCTCGCCGCCGCCTGCGACGCGCTCGCCGCGTTCGAGCCTGACGTCCTGCTTCTCGGCGGCGATTTCGTGTCGGTGCGTGCGTCGTATGTGAACCGACTGGCGCCGCGCCTCGCCGCCATCAATCCGCCGCTCGGGAAGTTCGCGGTGCTTGGCAATCACGATCTGCGCGCCAACCACGCGCTGGTGACGGCTGCGCTCGTCGGCGCCGGAGTCCGGATGCTGACGAATACGTATCATGCGCTGCCCCAGCCGTTCGAGGACATCACGCTCTGCGGGTTGGATGACGCGACCCGGGGTGACCCGAGGCCGGATCTGTCGCTCGACGCCGCGACCGGAAACGGAAAGCGTATCGTACTGATGCATTCGCCCGAGGGATTGAAGGCCATGGGCGAGCGGCCGTTCGATCTCGCCTTGTGCGGGCACACGCATGGCGGGCAGGTGGTCCTCCCTTGGGGAACACCTCTGTTCGTGCCCGGGGGGCACCTGAATCGACGCTATCACGCCGGTGAATTCGCGCTCTCCAACGGGCGCCGGCTGCTCGTGAGCAACGGCGTCGGATGCAGCACCATTCCGCTGCGCGTGTTCGCAGCGCCCGAGGTGCATTTGTGCTTTATTGTATGA
- a CDS encoding protease complex subunit PrcB family protein, whose translation MRNLALGLAAVCACHAAFAAGQPPMPRETLPFVRLATRPVAFAEYSGLSDSVHAVVRDSAAWRALWDRINAPFFPRPVLPAVDFQREMIVVAAMGRQPSGGYDIVIDGATEDSSGIEISVRRTVPGERCLMSAAVTDPVDLARIPASGKPVRFRERELSVPCGGRVP comes from the coding sequence ATGAGGAATTTGGCGCTCGGACTCGCGGCGGTGTGTGCGTGCCATGCGGCGTTCGCCGCGGGTCAGCCGCCGATGCCGCGCGAGACGCTGCCGTTCGTTCGCCTGGCGACGCGCCCCGTCGCATTCGCGGAATACAGTGGCTTGAGCGACTCGGTGCACGCCGTCGTGCGCGACAGCGCGGCGTGGCGGGCGCTCTGGGATCGCATCAACGCGCCGTTCTTTCCGCGCCCCGTGCTTCCGGCGGTCGATTTCCAGCGCGAGATGATCGTCGTCGCCGCCATGGGAAGGCAGCCAAGTGGTGGCTATGATATCGTCATCGACGGCGCGACCGAGGACTCGAGCGGCATCGAGATCTCGGTCAGACGAACCGTTCCTGGTGAACGGTGTCTCATGAGCGCAGCGGTGACGGACCCGGTCGATTTGGCAAGAATTCCAGCGAGCGGCAAGCCCGTGCGCTTTCGCGAGCGCGAACTCAGCGTTCCCTGTGGAGGACGAGTTCCATGA
- a CDS encoding DHHA1 domain-containing protein, giving the protein MTTRIYYTDAYAREFSAAIVDRSDDGTRVYLAETAFYPTSGGQPHDLGTLGGVAVIDVVDEDDRVAHVLASPLAESGAGSAVAGHIDWSRRYDHMRQHTGQHLLSAVFEDLFGFKTVSVHFGPDYSTLDLDTESVSRKQLLAAESRANEIVAEARPVIVSFEDAASARGLRKASERSGTLRIVTIDGLDRSACGGTHVRSTAEIGAIMLRSTEKIRKAVRVEFLCGARAITRARQDFESLTSIAASLSASLDDAPALVATQVERMKEAESARKKLAQELAVYRTRERYDAATPDANGVRTIVVRDAATMDDVKAVAQAAFDLPRCVVVGALIAPPSVLVASSQDSGVDAGKLLKEKLAAVGGRGGGSPRLAQGSVPEASLLDTLVQQLVDRA; this is encoded by the coding sequence ATGACAACACGCATCTACTACACCGACGCCTATGCTCGCGAGTTCAGCGCCGCGATCGTCGACCGCAGTGACGACGGTACGCGTGTCTATCTCGCTGAAACGGCCTTCTATCCGACGTCCGGCGGACAGCCGCACGACCTCGGCACACTCGGCGGCGTTGCCGTCATCGACGTCGTCGATGAGGACGACCGCGTTGCGCACGTGCTCGCGTCGCCGCTGGCGGAATCCGGCGCCGGCTCGGCCGTCGCCGGTCACATAGACTGGAGCCGCCGCTACGATCACATGCGGCAGCACACCGGGCAGCATCTGCTGTCGGCCGTGTTCGAGGATCTGTTCGGCTTCAAGACGGTGAGCGTCCACTTCGGTCCGGACTACTCGACGCTCGATCTCGACACCGAATCCGTTTCGCGGAAGCAGTTGCTCGCCGCGGAATCGCGCGCGAATGAGATCGTGGCCGAGGCGCGGCCGGTGATCGTGTCGTTCGAGGATGCCGCGTCCGCTCGCGGGTTACGCAAAGCGTCCGAACGCAGCGGCACGCTGCGCATCGTCACGATCGACGGCCTCGATCGCAGCGCATGCGGCGGCACGCACGTGCGTTCGACCGCCGAGATCGGCGCGATCATGCTGCGCTCGACGGAGAAGATTCGCAAAGCGGTGCGCGTCGAGTTCCTCTGCGGCGCACGGGCCATTACCCGGGCGCGACAGGACTTCGAGAGCCTGACGTCGATCGCGGCGTCGCTCTCCGCCTCGCTCGACGACGCACCGGCGCTCGTGGCGACGCAAGTCGAGCGGATGAAGGAAGCCGAGAGCGCGCGGAAGAAGCTCGCGCAGGAGCTGGCCGTGTACCGCACGCGTGAGCGCTACGATGCCGCCACGCCGGACGCGAACGGCGTAAGAACGATCGTCGTGCGCGACGCCGCGACGATGGACGACGTGAAAGCCGTCGCGCAGGCCGCATTCGATCTTCCGCGCTGTGTCGTCGTCGGCGCGCTCATCGCGCCGCCGTCGGTGCTGGTCGCCTCGTCGCAGGATTCCGGCGTCGACGCGGGCAAGCTGCTCAAGGAAAAGCTCGCGGCCGTTGGCGGTCGCGGCGGCGGTTCACCGCGTTTGGCGCAGGGCAGCGTTCCCGAAGCCAGTTTGCTCGACACGCTCGTCCAACAACTCGTCGACCGCGCGTAA
- a CDS encoding glycosyltransferase family 9 protein has translation MRLKSLELWWRRLWIRVLVRLMRRPAGDASRIPDWSGAPHRVLFLRHDRAGDMILSTGVMRAIARSHPTITLDVLASPANAAILEAADFVGDVIVFDKKRLASYLPTALRLRRNHYDAVIDCMVTAPSLTTLLLIAASGARYRVGIVGRGNDAAFNVTVPPDTSSGAHMVDLLAALAPAFGVDARAVEKQPVITLTTVERDRGERAWGGERGRRVLINISAGTSARSWAARNYLAVMEHLRARNPGTVFRVISSPAEIEKGRDVARGGRGIFVETPSIRDAFALVATADFVFTPDTSIAHAASAFGVPCVAMYVRGTVERWGLYGTRGASIEHPQSTLEDLTVERMLRAVDELLDERVEQTGFGNAALRQTR, from the coding sequence ATGCGACTGAAGTCTCTCGAGCTGTGGTGGCGCCGCCTCTGGATTCGGGTGCTGGTGCGCCTGATGCGCCGTCCGGCGGGCGACGCGTCGCGGATACCGGACTGGTCGGGCGCCCCACACCGGGTGCTGTTCCTGCGACACGACCGCGCGGGCGACATGATCCTTTCGACGGGTGTGATGCGAGCGATCGCACGGTCGCATCCGACCATCACGCTCGACGTGCTCGCATCGCCCGCGAACGCCGCGATTCTCGAGGCCGCCGATTTCGTCGGCGACGTGATCGTGTTCGACAAGAAGCGATTGGCGAGTTATCTGCCGACCGCGCTGCGGCTGCGCCGCAATCACTACGACGCGGTGATCGATTGCATGGTGACGGCGCCGTCGCTGACGACGCTGCTGTTGATCGCGGCGAGCGGCGCGCGCTATCGCGTCGGCATCGTCGGACGCGGCAACGACGCGGCATTCAACGTGACAGTTCCGCCGGACACGAGCAGCGGCGCCCACATGGTCGATCTCCTGGCGGCGTTGGCGCCGGCGTTCGGAGTTGACGCTCGCGCCGTTGAGAAGCAGCCCGTCATCACACTCACCACCGTGGAACGCGACCGCGGTGAACGCGCGTGGGGCGGCGAGCGCGGACGGCGCGTGCTGATCAACATCTCGGCGGGCACGTCGGCGCGGTCGTGGGCCGCGCGGAACTATCTCGCGGTCATGGAACATCTTCGCGCACGCAATCCAGGAACTGTATTTCGTGTGATCAGCTCGCCTGCCGAAATCGAGAAGGGAAGAGACGTCGCACGCGGCGGACGCGGCATCTTCGTCGAAACGCCAAGCATTCGCGACGCATTCGCGCTCGTGGCGACGGCGGACTTCGTGTTCACTCCGGACACGAGCATCGCGCACGCGGCGTCGGCGTTCGGCGTGCCGTGTGTCGCGATGTACGTGCGCGGCACGGTCGAACGGTGGGGGCTCTACGGAACTCGCGGCGCCAGCATCGAGCATCCACAATCGACGCTCGAGGATCTCACGGTCGAGCGAATGTTACGCGCGGTCGACGAGTTGTTGGACGAGCGTGTCGAGCAAACTGGCTTCGGGAACGCTGCCCTGCGCCAAACGCGGTGA
- a CDS encoding pitrilysin family protein, whose protein sequence is MKRLLPSAFVVLTIVSVVPLVALAPAAAAAQSQAAAISIPFEKYALPNGLTVVLSPDHSTPTVAVEVIYHVGSKNEVLGHTGFAHMFEHVMFTGSGHVPYGMHDRFTEGVGGSNNGSTWFDWTRYYETDPSNYLETTLWLESDRMGYLLDSLDDAKFKAQREIVQNERRQSYDNQPYGRDNEMIGLTMYPPEHPYSWPTIGSMADLKAASVEDVKNFFRTYYAPNNATLVIVGDFEPAKAKALVSKYFADIPRGKPIVRPNVAQVTLPAEKRITLEDRVQVPRLTIAWPTVSEKSEDQPALDLLSDILGGSRTARLTKALVYDQQAAANVFAFQNPNENVGQFQVIATPRPGHTLTELETTTDSIIDRIKRDGPTADELARVKAGQQAQFISGLQSNLGKAFQLGQDQTFFNDPSYTFRVEYPRSQAVTAADIKRVANKYLGKGRVILSDVPVGKTDMASHADKSKVVTDPFTERTEIKP, encoded by the coding sequence ATGAAACGACTTCTTCCTTCCGCGTTCGTCGTCCTCACGATCGTTTCTGTTGTTCCGCTCGTTGCGCTCGCGCCCGCCGCGGCCGCGGCGCAATCGCAGGCGGCGGCGATCAGCATTCCGTTCGAGAAGTACGCACTGCCGAACGGACTCACCGTCGTCCTCTCGCCCGATCATTCGACGCCGACCGTCGCCGTCGAAGTCATCTATCACGTCGGCTCGAAGAACGAGGTCCTGGGACACACGGGCTTCGCGCACATGTTCGAGCACGTGATGTTCACCGGCTCGGGCCACGTGCCGTACGGCATGCACGATCGATTCACCGAAGGCGTCGGCGGCAGCAACAACGGCTCGACCTGGTTCGATTGGACGCGGTACTACGAGACCGATCCGTCGAACTATCTCGAGACCACACTGTGGCTCGAATCCGACCGCATGGGCTATCTGCTCGATTCACTCGACGACGCCAAGTTCAAGGCGCAGCGCGAAATCGTGCAGAACGAGCGCCGCCAGAGCTACGACAATCAGCCGTACGGCCGCGACAACGAGATGATCGGACTCACGATGTATCCGCCGGAACATCCGTACTCGTGGCCGACGATCGGCAGCATGGCCGATCTCAAGGCCGCGAGCGTGGAAGACGTGAAGAACTTCTTCCGCACGTACTACGCACCGAACAACGCCACGCTCGTCATCGTCGGCGACTTCGAGCCGGCGAAGGCCAAGGCGCTCGTGTCGAAGTACTTCGCCGACATTCCACGCGGCAAGCCGATCGTTCGCCCCAACGTTGCGCAGGTGACATTGCCTGCCGAGAAGCGCATCACGCTCGAGGATCGCGTGCAGGTTCCGCGATTGACGATCGCGTGGCCCACGGTCAGTGAGAAGAGCGAAGATCAGCCCGCGCTCGATTTGTTGAGCGACATTCTCGGCGGGTCGCGCACGGCGCGGCTCACCAAGGCCCTCGTGTACGACCAGCAGGCCGCCGCGAACGTATTCGCGTTTCAGAATCCCAATGAGAACGTCGGACAGTTTCAGGTCATCGCCACTCCGCGCCCGGGACACACGCTCACCGAGCTCGAGACGACGACCGACTCGATCATCGATCGCATCAAGCGCGATGGACCGACCGCCGACGAGCTCGCGCGCGTGAAAGCCGGCCAACAAGCGCAGTTCATCAGCGGCCTCCAGTCGAACCTGGGCAAGGCATTCCAGCTCGGCCAGGATCAGACGTTCTTCAACGATCCGAGCTACACGTTCCGCGTCGAGTATCCGCGCTCGCAGGCCGTCACCGCGGCCGACATCAAGCGCGTCGCGAACAAATACTTGGGGAAGGGTCGCGTGATCCTGAGCGATGTGCCGGTCGGCAAGACCGACATGGCGTCGCACGCCGACAAGAGCAAGGTCGTCACGGATCCATTCACCGAGAGAACGGAGATCAAGCCATGA